DNA from Prunus persica cultivar Lovell chromosome G6, Prunus_persica_NCBIv2, whole genome shotgun sequence:
tggtttagacgacgaaatatttggattacgtcatgcaaagattttaaaaaataaaaatttttattttatttatttttgaaaagactttgtgcgacgaagtttatattttcgtcgcgcaaaggtttggGCAACGAAAAATATGTGGGTCGCACAAAGTTTTGTGCAACAAATtttgtttcgtcgcgcaaagttttgtgcAACAAATATTGTTTCGTTGCATaaaagtcactttgagcgacgatgaTTTGTCGTCCCGCAAAGAGTTTTTGTGCGGCGATGTGTGTTTCGTTCCGCAAAATTTAGTCACgtaagactttgagcgacaaGTTTGAGTTTCGtggcgcaaagtgactttaagcgacgaattttttttcatcgcACAAAATATGGTCGCgcaagggtttttttttactagtggTTGTTGCATTTAATATGTATCTATTTTATGTTAAAGCTTATTGGAAATTAGTCAATAAAACTATGAACTAGTatggtttatataatttaatgtaCAAAATATGGTCGCGCAAGGGGTTCTTTGTTAGTAGTGGTTGTTgcatttaatatgtatttattttatgttaaaactTATTGGAAATTAGTCAATAAAACTATGAATTAGTGTGgttatataatttaatgtacacttttattttggttagaTAGTTTAGCTAactcacccatcgaaaagTTCCTTTTTCCACCCTTGCAtgctttaaatttgttttgtgtacatgtcaaatttcatgggtATCAAAGCTCAATGAGTTACCGTAGATGAGACTAGAGAGGTATGTGTCaagcaagaagaaaatgatttagaaaaaacaaaaacaaaaactaaaatgcAAATCCAAAATGCACTCAACTCCCCCAAATTCATTTACTCATACAggaaatataatttttctttcttttttgcattACCCAATttttgtcatatttttctGTCACACTTTCatataagaaaaatgtttaaagtgttattaaagaaaaatggtaAGCCCAAATTAAGTCCAACATTCTCCCCCTTTCTCCAACACTACTCTCGCTTTTCCTCCTTTTAGTTCTTCTCGCAATGGCCATGGCCATGACCATTCTCTGcaaattccaaataattgGAACAAGATTAGCCACAGCTTTTGTTGAGGGATTGTATGCGTTACACGGGGAAAAAGATTATCCTTTCCTCACAGAGCGTGATTCAGCGTCTTGGCCGTGGTGATGAGCGGAACACACCATATCCTACTTGGAAGGCCCTAGAACTTATGTGCATCGAGGAGGTCTATTTGGAGAAGGATTGGCCTTTTTCGGCCAAAAGACCACGAAACGTAAGTCAAACACTAAACCATTACTTTGTAACTTATGAAAAATgtcaatttatatattttttttcttcttcctttcagTATTTTGCAAAGAGGATTTACCTCAATGGTTTTTAGACATACACGGAGAAACAGCCATCCAAGAGGCACTCGATAAGAAGCTGCCAGTGCTGTATTGTGTAGCAGCCTAGGAATCACTTGCGTCTTACAAAGAGGTGAGTTATATTAATGATTATGCTTGCATAAcaagttaaaataaatattccaAACAGAAAAAATGACTAATTATATACCCAAAAAGTACACCAAAAATATCCAAAACTCATAACTCATATGCAAACTTGAATCCTAAGGGTTCTCGTTGTGGTTGCTCATGCAAATTCTATTTAACTGCAAGGTATCTTAGACACACAAGAATTCTATGAAAGGACATGCATGACATGTGGGAAAGATGTTTGGAGCAGGTGCAATAATTGTGGATACGATGAGGGATTCCACATGATGTGTCTAACTGGCCATGGAATATTTAAGGGAAAACAATACTAGACAGCCCAGAATTCTAGAGGAGAAACTTATGGAGAAAAATGATTTGTAAGGATACGCAAGGGTAAAAATGTGTTGGGCATTGAAAATGTCCCATGGATTCCACTTCCTAAATACTAGTCAGCCTATATACTTAtacttatgtttttgtaatAAGAGACGATACAAAGATCACAATGTGCTGGGCATTGGAGATGTCTGCAATATTGTTTCCCTTAAATGTTCCATGACCAGTTAGACACATCATGTGGAATCCCTCATTGTATCCACAATTATGGCACCAGTTCCAACCCGACCTCCCATTTCCACTCCGGGAGTTTCTACGGCTTCAACAAGGTTTACTatacttgtcctgcaagtttggtctgaATCGTACGTACTATCGGATcactcacgatcgcacgatcagACGGTTATCGTTTAtctaaactttgaattattgaaccggagtatccgggactctgATTCTCGATCCGCGAATTCCCCATATTCATTTACTCATACAggaaatataatttttctttcttttttgcattACCCATTTTTTGTCATATTTTTTTGTCATACTTTCATAtaagaaaaaagtttaaagtgttattaaagaaaaatggtaAGCCCAAATTAAGTCCAACATTCTCCCATTTCTCTGACACCACTCCCACTTTTCCTCCTTTTAGTTCTTCTCGCAATGGCCATGGTCATGACCATTCTCCAcaaattccaaataattgGAACAAGATTAGCCATAACTTTTGCTGAGGGATTGTGTAGGTGTCACACGGGGAGAAAGATTACTCTTTCCCCACAAATCGTGATTCAGCGTCTTGGCCGTGGTGATGAGCCGAACACACCATATCCTACTTGGAGGGCCCTAGAACTTATGTGCATCGAGAGGGTCTATTTGGAGAAGGATTGGCCTTTTTCGGCTAAAAGATCAAGAAACGTTAGTCAAACACTAAAGCATTACTTTGTaacttatgaaaaatatcaattcatacatattttttttcttcttcctttcagTATTTTGCAAAGAGGATTTACCTCAATGATTTTCAGACCATACACGGAGAAAAAGCCATCCAAGAGGCACTCGATAAGAAGTTGCCAGTGCTGTGATGCGTAGTAGCCCATGAATAACTTGCGTCTTACAAAGGGGTGAGTTATGTTAATGATTATGTCTGCATAAcaagttaaaataaatattccaAACACAAAGAATGACTAATTGTATACCCAAAAAATACACCAAAAATATCCAAAACTCATAACTCATTTGTAAATTTGAATCCTAAGGGTTTTTGTTCTGGTTGCTCATGCAAATTCTATTTAACTGTAAGGTATCTTGGACACCCAAAAATTCTATGAAACGACATGCATGACATGTGGGGAAGATGTTTGGAGCTGGTGCCATAATTGTGGATACGGTGAGGGATTCCACATGATGTGTCTAACTGGCCATGGAATATTTAAGGGAAAACAATACTGGAGAGCCCAAAATTTCGGAGGAGAAACTTATGCAGAAAAATGATTTGTAAGGATACGCAAGGGTAAAATTGTGTTGGGCATTGGAAATGTCGCATGGATTCCACTTCCTAGATACTAGTCAGCCAATCTACTTttacttatgtttttgtaatAAGAGACGATAGAAAGATCACAATGTGTTGGGCATTGGAGATGTCTCCAATATTGTTTTCCCTTAAATGTTCCATGACCAGTTATACACATCATGTGGAATCCCTCATCGTATCCACAATTAGGGCACCAGTTGCAACCCCGACCTCCCATTTCTGCTCCGAGAGTTCCTACGGTTTCAACAAGGTTTACCATACTTGTCTTGCAAGTTTGTTCTGAATCGAACAATCGGATCattcacgatcgcacgatcggacgTTTATCGTTTAtctaaactttgaattattgaaccggagtatccgggactccgattctcgaTCCGCAAGTTTCCCAAATTCATTTACTCATACAGggaatataatttttctttcttttttgcattACCCATattttgtcatatttttctGTCACACTTTCATAtaagaaaaaagtttaaaatgttattaaagaaaaagggtaAGCCCAAATTAAGTCCAAcattctccctctttctcCGACACCACTCCCGCTTTTCCTCCTTTTAGTTCTTCTCGCAATGGCCATGGCCATGCCCATGACCATTCTCTGCTAATTCCAAATAATTGGAACAAGATTAGCCATAACTTTTGCTGAGGGATTGTATAGGTGTCATACGGGGAGAAAGATTCCACATATTGTGATTCAGCGTCTTAGCCGTGGTGATGAGCCGAACACACCATATCCTACTTGGAGGGCCGTAGAACTTATGTGCATTGAGGGGGTCTATTTGGAGAAGGATTGGTCTTTTTCGGCTAAAAGACCAAGAAACGTAAGTCAAACACTAAACAATTACTTGGTAACTTATGAAAAATGtcaattcatacattttttttttcttcttcctttcagTATTTTGCAAAGAAGATTTACCtcaatggttttcaaaccATACACGGAGAAAAAGCCATCCACGAGGCACTCGATAAGAAGTTGCCAGTGCTGTGCTGCGTAGCAGCCCATGAATCACTTACGTCTTACAAATGGGTGAGTTATGTTAATGATTATGCCTGCATAAcaagttaaaataaatattccaAACACAAAGAATGACTAATTATATACCCAAAAAGTACaccaaaaatatcaaaaactCTTTCTCACATGCAAACCTGAGTCCTAAAGATTTTTGTTCTGGTTGCTCATGCAAATTCTATTTAACTGTGAGGTATCTTGTACACCCAAAAATTCTATGGAACGACATGCATGACATGTGGGGAAGATGTTTGGAGCTAGTGCATAATTGTGGATACAGTGAGGGATTCCACATGATGTGTCTAACTGGCCATGGAATCTTTAAGGGAAAACAATACTGGAGAGCCCAGAATTTCGGAGGAGAAACTTATGGAGAAAAATGATTTGTAAGGATACGCAAGGGTAAAAATGTGTTGGGCATTGGAAATGTCGCATGGATTCCACTTCCTAGATACTAGTAAGCCTATATACTTAtacttatgtttttgtaaCAAGAGATGATACAAAGATCAAAATGTGCTGGGCATTGGAGATGTCTCCAATATTGTTTCCCTTAAATGTTCCATGGCCAGTTATACACATCATGTGGAATCCCTCATTGTATCCACAATTATGGCACCAGCTCCAACCCCAACCTCCCATTTCCACTTCGAGAGTTCCTACGGCTTCAACAAGGTTTACTatacttgtcctgcaagtttggtctgaATCGAACTATCGGATcactcacgatcgcacgatcagACGGTTATCGTTTAtctaaactttgaattattgaacCGGAGTATCCGGGATTCCGATTctcgatccgtgaattcctcaAATTCATTTACTCATACAggaaatataatttttctttcttttttgcattACCCATTTTTTGTCATACTTTCATAtaagaaaaaagtttaaagtgttattaaagaaaaaaggtatgCCCAAATTAAGTCCAACATTCTCCCATTTCTCTGACACCACTCCTGCTTTTCCTCCTTTTAGTTCTTCTCGCAATGGCTATGGCTATGACCATTCTCCAcaaattccaaataattgGAACAAGattcactacaagaaaaaaatccTTTAACAACGCGCAATGTGCGTTGTGAAAACATATTGACAACATGCGGCGCACGTTGTTGAAGCCGATGTCGTTAAAAGGTTTAGGGCTTTCGACAACACGGATTACGCGTCATTGTTTATTTTGGCGCTCGTTGTGAACAACATTAACTACAACACTCGCGCGTTGTGGGATCAATTAACAACAACGTGCCTAGCATGTTGTCTTATAATATTACGACAACGTGTCTGAGCTCgttgttgtttatgttttgaCAACAGCCAATGCGCGTTGTtatatcaaatatatattttttcaaatatatatatttttaataattatcaaaattacCTGATATAATTTATCTATAAATCGAAGCTCTGtgataaacataaatatttccTTACTTCACATTCATAAGACAGCCTATAATACACAGCTTTCATTCAAAAGATAAATAAGGAGTTCCATACATATTAGAAAGATATATTCATCCCAATTCTAATTGTGCAAAATGATTGTTCTATGCCTATAATTACAATTCAAAATCCTTGTCAGAATGATCTAAAAACATGATTGATTGCACTTAAAGATCATGCTGAAACATGCTTTAGAAACTTGGTTAGTTGCACCTCAAAATCCTTGTCAAACTGTTGAGTATCACAATTTGAAAGCCTTGTCAAACATGGTCTAAGCACCTGAAAAAAGTAACATACGTAGCAAAAAAGAGATTAGTACGTTATATAGAAACTTTGAATGTTCAGCAATGTCAaagtaaatagaaaaatacCTTAGTTAAGCAATTTTATACAGCTTTTTGGCCATGCAACAGTACTGCCTAAAGCTTCACCAAGTCTTCGCGCTTCATCTGTGGGTCTATACAAGTTAAGTTCTTCATCAAGCACTTCATCAACCCAAACCTTCCAACAATCACGTCCAATAGGCATATGATGAACTTTAACAGTTGGGTCTGTTGAGGCAATATGTCCCTCAGCTACAACTTGCTCCAATTCAAAATTGTACCAGTGTAAAAGTTGACATCTTCCATATTCAAGATTGCTACTTTGACCACATCTTGCATTCACATTGTAACTTTTATCTTGTACATGACGGCTTCCTTGTTGTGACTATATGAAATACAATGGAAGATAACAATAATTTAGAAATTATAAGCTACCTCATAGATTACTATATCATGCTATAATTATCATGAAAAATACTTACTTGAGGAGTACATGCATGTGCACTTATCATATCCTCTACATTCTTATTTTGAGGCTGTAAAAAGTTAAAGATAAGCTTGAGACAAAATTTGTGATTTAATAAATAACTATATGAATAAATGCTTCATAGattattttaagaattttatACCTCTTGAGACATTTTAATAAATGCTTCAAGTTTGGCTTCAATTAGCTGCATCCTTTGAGATTGAGATTTCACTACGGATTCAAGTTCTTTAACTCGTTCACTGCCTTGAATTACTGCATCTACTCTAGAGGGTGTTGCACCAAACCCAAGCCCTCGAACTCGGCCACGAGTTTCAGGTCCCAAAACTCTTGCTATAGCATCATCTCGTATAGAATTTCTCGCTGGTGGATTCTCTTTCGACTCATTGCACGTCTTTATATCTTTCTATAACATATAAAACACAAGCTTAATAAATTAACATCACTTATGCAGAAACAAGAGcttattttcttataaaaattaatgcaTCATAACCAAACCCCAACacttcaacaaaataaatctCAGCAGCTTCAACTGACTAAGTCACACAgacaaataatattaatttgaaaCTTCCATTTGGTGTCTTACCAATATGTTGCTAACAACTTCGTTAATTGGTGTACCATCCTTTCTCTCATGCGCTTTTGTCCACAATGTCACTCTATTTATTTCTTCAGGATTTGGATGATTTAATTTCTACATGAGAACAAATTAGGTATctacttgaaaaaaaattaaattaaatattttgtcgTATGCTTAGTAATCATACCATGTCATACTCCATACGGGCATAGCCTTTTCGACTCATTGTATGTGTGTACTTTTGCTTCTTTCTCATTGCTTTAAACTTTTCACTTAGTTTCTACAAGAGACAACAAATAGTTGcatgagtaaaaaaaaaaaaaaatgttagaaATTGATAAGAATACCTGAAAGTATAATTATTGCTAAGAAAGAAATACCCACTTGAAATTCCGCTCCAAGTCTTTCTTTGACAAATTTGTCCCAATCTTCCTTTGACTTTACATTGTCTGGCTTCACAAGGGAAATGGCACGTGCCTTATGCTTTCTTTTACTTGCTTCACGAATTGCTGTTGTTATTTTTGATTTAAATTGTCTCCAATATTTCCCCATCatcctaaaaataaaatttttatgcTCATCTCCCACTATGTAGTTTTGCTGTATTTTCAAATACAATAGTAGTTTAGTTTCTAAATAGAgaacaaatcaaataatagtttggtatataaaaaaagaaaaaagaaaaagcaaacctGAAGTAATGACCAAAGCTCatccttgtttttttctttaaggtcCTTCCAATTTGACATAACAATAGGCACATGCGCTCGCGTTAAGACCCCAAGAAATGAGGCAAAAGACTCTGAATTTGGACCACATAGTTGTCCACCGAGGATTGAAACTAACTTCTAACCGTGATTTTTTGCCTTGGGGAATAACTGCCATTCTAGGAGGACCtcgcttctttttttggtctttggtTTGGGTAACATTTTGAGCTTGGGCTGGCTGCTCTTCTACATCAGTAGCTGGATGAGTAGATGAAGAATTGGACCTCACATTAGATGTTCTAACCTCATTTTCACGATGTCCTCTAATGGGAGTTTCCTGGTGGGAAATTGGCTTGGTGGGGTACCTCTTGGTTGGTTCTCTTTGTTATTCATCCTTTCATCGCATATACGAAATTCCTAAATTTCGACGTTGAAGTTGCAATAGCCAAGGCTGGCTTGAGGTGGCTTTGCTGGTTCTCTTTGCAATAATCTCAGAAGACTTCACAgcaaaaatacataaataaaattattaccAAGGTATTATTCANNNNNNNNNNNNNNNNNNNNNNNNNNNNNNNNNNNNNNNNNNNNNNNNNNNNNNNNNNNNNNNNNNNNNNNNNNNNNNNNNNNNNNNNNNNNNNNNNNNNNNNNNNNNNNNNNNNNNNNNNNNNNNNNNNNNNNNNNNNNNNNNNNNNNNNNNNNNNNNNNNNNNNNNNNNNNNNNNNNNNNNNNNNNNNNNNNNNNNNNNNNNNNNNNNNNNNNNNNNNNNNNNNNNNNNNNNNNNNNNNNNNNNNNNNNNNNNNNNNNNNNNNNNNNNNNNNNNNNNNNNNNNNNNNNNNNNNNNNNNNNNNNNNNNNNNNNNNNNNNNNNNNNNNNNNNNNNNNNNNNNNNNNNNNNNNNNNNNNNNNNNNNNNNNNNNNNNNNNNNNNNNNNNNNNNNNNNNNNNNNNNNNNNNNNNNNNNNNNNNNNNNNNNNNNNNNNNNNNNNNNNNNNNNNNNNNNNNNNNNNNNNNNNNNNNNNNNNNNNNNNNNNNNNNNNNNNNNNNNNNNNNNNNNNNNNNNNNNNNNNNNNNNNNNNNNNNNNNNNNNNNNNNNNNNNNNNNNNNNNNNNNNNNNNNNNNNNNNNNNNNNNNNNNNNNNNNNNNNNNNNNNNNNNNNNNNNNNNNNNNNNNNNNNNNNNNNNNNNNNNNNNNNNNNNNNNNNNNNNNNNNNNNNNNNNNNNNNNNNNNNNNNNNNNNNNNNNNNNNNNNNNNNNNNNNNNNNNNNNNNNNNNNNNNNNNNNNNNNNNNNNNNNNNNNNNNNNNNNNNNNNNNNNNNNNNNNNNNNNNNNNNNNNNNNNNNNNNNNNNNNNNNNNNNNNNNNNNNNNNNNNNNNNNNNNNNNNNNNNNNNNNNNNNNNNNNNNNNNNNNNNNNNNNNNNNNNNNNNNNNNNNNNNNNNNNNNNNNNNNNNNNNNNNNNNNNNNNNNNNNNNNNNNNNNNNNNNNNNNNNNNNNNNNNNNNNNNNNNNNNNNNNNNNNNNNNNNNNNNNNNNNNNNNNNNNNNNNNNNNNNNNNNNNNNNNNNNNNNNNNNNNNNNNNNNNNNNNNNNNNNNNNNNNNNNNNNNNNNNNNNNNNNNNNNNNNNNNNNNNNNNNNNNNNNNNNNNNNNNNNNNNNNNNNNNNNNNNNNNNNNNNNNNNNNNNNNNNNNNNNNNNNNNNNNNNNNNNNNNNNNNNNNNNNNNNNNNNNNNNNNNNNNNNNNNNNNNNNNNNNNNNNNNNNNNNNNNNNNNNNNNNNNNNNNNNNNNNNNNNNNNNNNNNNNNNNNNNNNNNNNNNNNNNNNNNNNNGCCTCAGCTTGAAGGGTTGTCCTTCATAATTATTGGTTTTCAGGGGTGGATCGTGCACTTCTCGACACGTTCCCGTCGGAGGATACTGCAAAAGAGAGCTGGGATTCACATCAGACGAAAGACTATCGGTGTGGTTCGGTTCTTTGTGGGAACTCCCAGCTCTTCGCATTTGTCTGAATTCTGCGAAGGAGTTTCTCACTGACAGCGAAAGACTACAATGCTAGAACATTGACGCTTGCCAATTGACAAATTGACGTGCTCCCTTTCTGTATTCATCTGAAAATctataataaatttttatttaatagaaacaataaatttaataGTACTCAAAACCTAATACTCTCTCAAGTTATATATGCTCAACCTGTTAAATTGCAGCCATTCTTTATCCATCTGAGAAACAAATTACACCAATCCTCTTCTCACCCAATATCTAAAAGAAAGTGATTTGGTTAAGtgaaagacaaaataaaaagttccaAAAGTTGGTACCTTGTTCTAGGTAAATTAAATCAGTGAGTACAAATAGATATATCCAAATTTGcagaacaaaaccaaaagctcaaAAACAATCAAGTAAACCAGTCACACCACTACAAACAAGAAATAGAAGCAATAGAGAAATCATTCAGGCACTTCTCATATATCTGTTACTATATTCTATATATGAAGTAAAAAAAGctaaaatcaaattaagagagaaaaatagtaGTGAGGAATTGAAATAGAGACCTTTGCAAGAGTAGTAGTATTGGAGTTTATAGTTGGTGCCCACTTCTTAGTccattcaatttcaaacaatCTCTTAGTGGCCCTGTACGATGTAgacatacaaaaaaaaaaaaaattgagtataAATTTAACATATTAGAGGATAACATTCTtgaaagaaattggaaagaataaagtaagaacaaaagcaTATTATGGACTactcctttaatttttttttcccctttaatttttttctaagattcagagagggagagaaaaaaaaaaagtctgtAACAAGAATGAAAAAACAGGGGAAGGAATCATGTTTTGAAATGATTACCCAACTCCTAACCTTAAAATGGGTTAGttgtaaaattaatatattcaaatcaaaacttaccaaaatCTTTAATAGAAAtctaaattaaacaaattaaacttaCCCAGGAATTTCTTTGATAAGAAACCAAACAAAGACATAATGGAGAACAAGAGCAGGGAAGTAGGTACTCACCTGGGCCTTGTCTGGCCATTCAATTAGAGGTCAAGACTGATTTCTTTAAGCTTTAGANNNNNNNNNNNNNNNNNNNNNNNNNNNNNNNNNNNNNNNNNNNNNNNNNNNNNNNNNNNNNNNNNNNNNNNNNNN
Protein-coding regions in this window:
- the LOC109949877 gene encoding uncharacterized protein LOC109949877, whose translation is MSNWKDLKEKNKDELWSLLQQNYIVGDEHKNFIFRMMGKYWRQFKSKITTAIREASKRKHKARAISLVKPDNVKSKEDWDKFVKERLGAEFQKLSEKFKAMRKKQKYTHTMSRKGYARMEYDMKLNHPNPEEINRVTLWTKAHERKDGTPINEVVSNILKDIKTCNESKENPPARNSIRDDAIARVLGPETRGRVRGLGFGATPSRVDAVIQGSERVKELESVVKSQSQRMQLIEAKLEAFIKMSQEPQNKNVEDMISAHACTPQSQQGSRHVQDKSYNVNARCGQSSNLEYGRCQLLHWYNFELEQVVAEGHIASTDPTVKVHHMPIGRDCWKVWVDEVLDEELNLYRPTDEARRLGEALGSTVAWPKSCIKLLN